From Toxorhynchites rutilus septentrionalis strain SRP chromosome 2, ASM2978413v1, whole genome shotgun sequence, a single genomic window includes:
- the LOC129764461 gene encoding zinc finger BED domain-containing protein 5-like → MDHWLKIETLFRPGSSRNTTSSSDRTNVDAQQLNEEPPSAEVDLDLQQIQKTELDFRPVDDDSNVRKVAKRKYKESYIEMGFTETSDNKPQCVICGKVFANSTMFPAKMRRHFENVHPEYEGTPSSLLKCKCEELLVQENMTNLSKINNEKAVLASYIVSYRVAQAGEAHTIAENLIKPCMQDIVGLMIDDKTVGLINSISMSDNTVSRRIRDMAEDVESTLVSRLKISNFAMQLDESTDVAGLAILMVFVRYQFSGYFEEDLLFCKPLPTATTGAEIFKLIDDYFTKNDIPWEHCVDVCTDGAKAMVGKTAGVVARIQEKAESCGSSHCILHRYALAMKKISPSLKEVLEESIKIINFIKARPKNSRLFKTLCDEMGSQYSTLLLHTEVRWLSRGKTLSRLFELRSEVRTFLSGHDFALGEKLKNDQWLIMLAYLADIFQKMNELSVSMQGRAISVFDVNGKILAFKRKIKFWAESLEKRNLDSFPNLNKIQSEISSNISSENFIQFYEHLQVGIMIITMVFLNNLEHVIGRICWTAFNSIFQTNIIARSKKWLGWNSLFRYRRSQNL, encoded by the exons ATGGACCACTGGctaaaaatagaaacgcttTTTAGACCTGGATCATCCAGAAATACAACAAGCAG TAGTGACCGGACAAATGTTGATGCGCAACAATTGAATGAAGAGCCTCCATCGGCGGAAGTTGATCTGGATCTACAGCAGATCCAAAAGACTGAGCTGGACTTCAGGCCAGTAGATGATGATTCCAATGTGAGAAAAGTCGCAAAGCGGAAATATAAGGAATCATATATTGAAATGGGATTTACTGAGACCAGCGATAATAAGCCACAGTGTGTCATCTGTGGTAAGGTGTTTGCCAACAGCACAATGTTTCCGGCAAAAATGCGTCGACATTTCGAAAATGTGCATCCAGAGTATGAAGGCACACCGAGTTCGTTATTAAAGTGTAAATGTGAGGAGTTATTGGTTCAAGAAAACATGACGAATTtgtcaaaaataaataatgaaaagGCTGTTCTCGCATCATACATAGTCAGTTATCGTGTTGCACAAGCGGGAGAAGCGCATACTATTGCTGAAAACTTGATCAAGCCATGTATGCAGGATATCGTCGGTCTAATGATTGATGATAAAACAGTTGGATTGATAAATTCAATTTCCATGTCAGACAATACGGTCTCTCGGCGTATTAGAGACATGGCCGAAGATGTTGAGAGCACTTTGGTGTCTCGATTGAAAATATCGAATTTCGCGATGCAGCTTGATGAATCCACAGATGTAGCTGGCCTTGCTATTTTAATGGTGTTTGTACGATATCAATTTTCTGGATATTTTGAAGAAGATTTACTTTTTTGCAAACCACTGCCGACAGCTACAACGGGAGCTGAAATTTTTAAGCTGATTGACGATTATTTTACGAAGAATGATATTCCATGGGAACATTGTGTTGATGTATGTACAGACGGTGCAAAGGCTATGGTTGGAAAGACTGCTGGTGTCGTTGCCAGAATTCAAGAAAAGGCGGAAAGCTGTGGTAGCAGTCACTGCATCCTTCATCGATATGCGCTTGCTATGAAGAAAATATCACCATCTTTGAAGGAAGTTTTGGAGGAAAGCATCAAGATAATCAACTTTATCAAGGCACGACCCAAGAATTCGAGATTATTTAAAACGTTGTGCGATGAAATGGGGAGCCAGTATTCCACGCTTCTTCTACATACCGAAGTGCGTTGGTTATCTCGTGGGAAAACGTTGTCCCGGTTGTTCGAATTAAGATCAGAAGTTAGAACCTTCCTGAGCGGCCATGATTTTGCATTGggtgaaaagttgaaaaatgacCAGTGGCTTATAATGTTAGCTTATTTAGCTGACATCTTCCagaaaatgaatgaattgagTGTTTCAATGCAAGGCAGGGCGATTTCAGTATTTGATGTGAATGGAAAAATTTTGGCATTCAaaagaaaaatcaaattctgGGCAGAATCTCTGGAAAAACGAAACCTGGACAGCTTtccaaatttgaataaaattcaatcCGAAATATCCTCGAATATATCATccgaaaatttcattcaattttacgAGCACTTGCAGGTAGGTATTATGATAATTACAATGGTTTTCTTAAATAACCTTGAACATGTAATTGGCAGGATTTGTTGGACAGCTTTCAACAGTATTTTCCAGACCAATATCATAGCAAGATCGAAGAAATGGCTTGGGTGGAACAGCCTTTTTCGATATCGGAGAAGCCAAAATCTTTAA